The window GATAAGGACCGTGGGGTACTCACCGGGATGACCTCCAACTCCCACTTTCCCTATCTCAAACCTCTTTTGAGTAACTTCAAACTTCCACATTTCAGGTTAACTCCTCAAGGTTTAAGACGTAGAGGGTGATAGCCGAGAGAGGTCGATTTAAATTGTAGTAGTGAATGGTGTACGGCGACCACCCGCTTAACTTGGCCGATCAAATAGTAACCAGCCCTCTCTATTATATGCAGCGGCAACTCCCTTTCTTTTCATTGTAATTGATAATATTTAAAAAATAATAGAAAAATAGTAGCTGCTAGGCCGGTTAGCTTGCATAGTAGTACCGAGTTAAAACTCGGTTCTTTAGCTGTAAAAACTCTGGAAAATAAAGGTGTAGGGTATACCGATATACTGCCGAACCTTTGAGGTCCTGGGGTTTCTAATTGTTCAGGCGTTAAGGTTAGGGCTGCTGTTATTGCTTGGGCGAAGTTTAGCTGACCAGTTCAATCTTCTTTCTACCTTTAGTCAAGTTTGAGGCTCTAATGACACCGCGAATCTCAAGCTTTAACAAGATCTGGTTAAGAGCTGAGCTAGAGATGTCGCCCACATCCTTCTTCAGATTCCTCAGCAGCTCCTCGTCTGAGGAAGACCCCAACCTCTTTAGGGTCTCTATTACCAGTACCGGTAGGGGGGTTGACCTCCAAGACTTCGCCATTTTTTGCGCCACCAAGACCTTCTGTACGCCTTAAAAGGGGAGTTTACGCGATGGGTGAGGGCATAAGTGCCTTCTCCGCCCTCTTAAAGCTCTGGGCGAATAGTTCGTAGAACTTCTCAACATCTGGAGTCAAACTAGGCCCAACTTTACTCAAAGCCTCCATAAAGTCATCCCTAGTAACCTCTTTTGCGTTAATGTTTCTTCTTAAAGCAGTAAGCCCAGCCTCTCTGCAAAGAGCTTGAATGTCAGCGCCACTGTAGCCTTTAATCATGGACGCTAGCTCTTCAAGGTTCACATCTTTGGCTAAGGGCATATTTTTGACGTAGATTTTGAGGATTTGAAGCCTCGACTTATCGTCTGGTGGTGGAACATATACTAGCCTATCAAATCTGCCGGGACGAAGTACCGCTGGATCAAGTATATCGGGCCGATTAGTAGCAGCCAGAACAACTATGTTCTCCAGTGAAATTATACCGTCCATCTCGGTCAACAGTTGACTTATAACTCGTTCAGACACACCTTGATCTGCGTAACCCATGCCCCTCCTCGGCACGATAGCGTCAAACTCATCAAAGAAGATGAGCGCTGGAGCTGCCATTCTTGCCTTCCTGAATACTTCCCTAATGGCTTTCTCCGACTCGCCTACCCACTTACTGAACACTTCAGGACCTTTTATGGAGATGAAGTTTGATTCGCTCTCAGTAGCCACAGCTTTCGCTAGGAGCGTCTTACCACACCCAGGAGGACCGTAAAGGAGTATCCCTTTTGGAGGCTTTATTCCGATCCTTGAGAAGGCGGATGGATATTTTATTGGCCACTCTACAGCCTCGATGAGTGCTGACTTCACCTTCTCGAGTCCGCCAATATCATCCCAGTGTACATTTGGAACTTCGATGTAGACCTCCCTCATGGCTGTTGGAGTTACTTCTCTGTAAGCCGACATAAAGTCCTCCATCTTTATCTCCATAGACTGAAGCGTAGAGGAGGGAATCTTCTCTTCGAGGTCTATGTCGGGGAGATACCGTCTCAGAGCCTTCATGGCTGCCTCTCGACATAGGGCTGCAATATCAGCCCCAGTATAGCCGTGGGTTATCTCGCTGAGCCTCTTGAGATCCACATCCTCACTCAGCGGCATGCCTCTCGTATGTATCAATAGAATCTCATACCTTCCATCTTTGTCCGGAACTCCTATCTCAATCTCCCTGTCAAACCTACCGGGCCTCCTCAAGGCTGGATCGAGAGCATTAGGCACATTAGTTGCGCCAATGACTATTATGTCCCCTCGACTTTGAAGACCGTCGAGGAGCGAGAGAAGTTGAGCCACAACCCTCTTCTCGACCTCCCCTACAACTTCCTCCCTCTTTGGCGCTATGGAATCTAGTTCATCAATGAAGATAATGGAGGGGACGTTCTCCTGTGCCTTCTGGAAGATCTCCCTCAACCTAGCCTCCGACTCGCCATAAAACTTGCTCATGATCTCAGGGCCATTTATGTTTATGAAGTATGCATGTGACTCGTTCGCTACAGCTTTTGCTAGGAGCGTCTTACCACACCCAGGAGGACCGTGAAGCAGAACTCCTTTAGGAGGGTCTATTCCGAGCCTCTGGAAGAGCTCCGGGTGTCTCAGAGGAAGTTCCACCATCTCCCTGATCCGTTGAACCTCAGTGTGAAGCCCGCCAATGTCCTCATAGGTAACACGGGGAATTCCCTTCTTCTCAGGGCTGGGTTCGCTGAGGACTTGGAGGTTTGTAGAAGGTGTAACTTTAACGATTCCACTAGGTCGCGCCCTCACCACGGAGAAAGGCATGGCGTTCCCAAAGACTGAAAGTAAAACTACATCACCCTCAACTAAGGGCATCTCTAAGAGACGTGATTTCACAAAGTTTGCGAAGTCAGGGTCGAATTCGATTCTCACGTCTACTGGCGCCAGAGTTACAGACTGAGCAGTCTGGGCATTCGCCTTTGAAACCGTTACATATTCGTTCAGAGAAGCCCCACTATTCCTCCTGATTAAACCGTCTATCCTAATTATGTCCAAGCCTTGATCCTCTGGGTAGGCAGGCCAAGCGATAGCAGCAGTAACCTTTTTACTTCTTATCTCCAGAACATCTCCAGCTACAACGTTAAGTTGATCCATGGCCTTCTGGCTGATTCTAGCCTTTCCTCTACCCACATCCCGCTGTTTGGCTTCGGAAACGCGTAGTTGAATCTCAGTTGCCAACTTTCAGCTTCACCTTCTAACATGAAGACACATTGGTACCAGCTTTAGAGCCAAGTAGGACCTATCGGACAAGGCTGTAAGCTTATTAATTAGCAGCTATTTGCTGACGGTAATTTTTATTCGTTCAGATATAAAGTTTACTTACCTGAACACAGATAATCTTCTAACCATCAGAGTATCTATTTGACTCACACCGTCTATGCTGCGCAATATCTCCTCAATCTTCTCCATCATTCCAGCAGAATCTTCGGGCATCACGATATCGACATGCAACGCGACGAGGCCGAAGGCTATTGGCTCCTCACCGAAACGTTGGACGGTTACCCCCTCAGGCATAGCCCTTTTTATCCCCTCCCTTAACAAGTTTAAGTCTATCTCCGGTCCGGAAGGGAACACTTTGAAGGAAGAAACTATTAGACCCATACTAACCGCCTATGGTCCGGTGAAGCCACATTTAGGGCACCGATAGGGCCTGCTAAGAGCCCGACACCTTTGGCACCTAGTTATCGTAACCTCGCCACAATTTGGGCAGGGAAACTTCACAAAGAACTCGGTTGGAACGACCATTTTCTCGCACCAAATGCAGACCGGCATCTTGACCTTTACTTGCTCGCTCACTCGTATACACCGACATTTTATTGGGAAGTAGAAAGTGATGGAGTTAAACCCTCTATTTATCTATTTTGGATGCCTGTTCTAGACGTTTGAGGTGTTAAGATAGACCACGACATTGAAGGCCGCCGGTTTCCAGCTGCTAAAAATCTAGAGACCCCCTAAGCGTGGAGAACATTCGAGGCGAAGAGTTATTTTACAATATTTCACGGCGTATAGTGAAGAGTTATTAACCTCACAGCTCTAAAAATGTGAATGCCGCAACATGTACACTAACACCGAGTTCGAGTTCACTCAGAATATTATAGTGAGAACCGACTTGAAGATGTCAAAAGGTAAGATCTGCGGTCAGATCGCACATGCTGCAGTCGCAGCTGCAGAGGAGGCTAGAAAGAGGCGTCCTGAGTGGTGGCACCGTTGGATTGAAGAGGGGCAGCGCAAAATCATCCTTAAGGTAAACTCCCTAGAAGAGTTGATGATCTTGAAGAGGCGCGCGGAGTTTCTCCAAATCCCTTCGGCGCTAATCGAGGACAGAGGCCTCACAGAACTCCCCCCAGGCACTGTAACCTGCTTAGGCGTCGGCCCGGCACCTGTGCCGTTAGTAGATCAAATCACCCATAAGTTGCCCCTATTCTGACGGGCAGCCGGCCTTCAAGCTTTCGAGTTTTTTTCTAATAACCTGATTTGCAACTTCAGGATCTGCCCTACCTTTCGTCAATGCCATCAATTGCCCAACAAGGTAGTGGACTGCCTTATCGTCGATCATGGCGTCCTTGACAGCTTGAGGGTACTCGATGAAAACCTTCTCGGCAAGGTTTTCTAGAGTTGGCCAGTCTGTGATGCGGATGAGGCCCTTATCCTCGACTATCCGCGCGGGCGTCACCCCGGTTTTCATCATATCCCATAATAGCTTCTTAGCTATCTTTATACTGATGACACCGTCATCCATCAGCTTCAACATCTCAGCAAGATGTTCAGGCGTAATCTTAGCTTGGTCTATGTCCACATCGAGAGTATGGAGACATTGAAGAACATCCCCCATAAGCCAGTTGGCAACCGGTTTAGGTTTGCCATAGACCGCTACACACCTCTCAAAGAAGTTAGCCATCGCACGGTCGCTAGTTAAGACGTCAGCATCATATTCAGGTAGACCGTACTCTCTCATGAGCCGCTCGCGCCTAGCTTCAGGAAGCTCAGGCATATCTCTCGATAGCCTTTCAATCTTCTCGGCTGATATCCTGACGGGAACTAGGTCTGGTTCTGGGAAGTAACGGTAGTCTTGTTCCTCTTCCTTAGTCCTCAACGAGATTGTCACTCGCCTCACATCATCCCAGTGACGGGTCTCCATCTTCACATAGGCACCCCGCTTCACGAGGTCTCTCTGGCGAACTATCTCGAAGCCTAAAGCCCGCTCTACCTCTTTGAAGGAGGATATGTTCTTCACTTCAACCCGCCCTCCGCCGCCGAATGATATATTGGCGTCACAGCGCATCGCCCCCTCGAGGCTTCCATCTGACACACCCAAATGTTCGAGTATAGATCTAAGCTTCTGAAGGAAGACTCGCGCGTCTCTTGGGGATGTTAACTCAGGTTCGGTGACTATCTCTAATAAAGCCACCCCAGACCGGTTGTAGTCGACGAGGACGTATGGGGCAGTCTCTATAGTGCCAGGGTAATGAAGTTTCCCTGGGTCCTCCTCCAAGTGAACCCTCCGCACCCTTACCGTCTTCTTCTCCCTGTCCACCCTGAAGGTTACATACCCTTCCGAAGCAATCGGGACGCCCCCAGCTCTATCGTATTGTGATATCTGAAAGTTCTTTGGGAGGTCGGGGTAATAGTAGTTCTTCCTAAAAAAGAGAGTTGTCTCAGCAATCTTACAGTTGAGAGCAATAGCTACCATTACCGCCAAGTCGATGGCTTTAGAGTTAAGCACCGGGAGAGAGCCTGGCAGCCCGAGGCATACTGGACAGACATGAGAGTTTGGAGGAGCACCCCTATAGTCTGCGGAGCACCCGCAGAAGAGTTTCGACTTTAAGGCTGTGAGCTGACAGTGAACCTCTAAACCGATCTTAACCTCGTCCATCGCCGTACACCACTCACAAAGGAGGCATGAGCTCATGATAGGATGTGTTCTTCTCGAAAGCGTATGCAACCTTGAAGGCTAAATCCTCCCGGTAGGGGGGCGCTATAAGTTGGGCACCTACCGGCAACCCCTCAGTGAAACCGCAGGGGAGGGATATGGCTGGCAACCCGGCCAAGTTGACGGAGACCGTGTTAATATCACACATGTAAAGGGATAAGGGGTCTCGGATCTTCTCTCCAAGCCTAAAAGGAGGGATGGGCATAGTGGGTCCAATCAATAGGTCAAATTGTTTAAAGGCGCGATCGAAGTCCCGCCTAACTAGGGTAGCTACCTTAAGGGACTTTAAGAAGTAGCGATCGAAGTATCCTGCGGAGAGAGCGTAGGTTCCCAGAATTATCCGCCGCCTAACCTCTTCGCCGAACCCCAACTTCCTACTTCGCGAGTAAACGGCGTTCCAATCCCTTTCCTCATCAATCCTAAAGCCATATCTCAGCCCATCATACCTTGCCAGATTTGAACTTGCCTCAGACATTGCTAAGAGGTAGTAAGCTGGCAGCGAGTAATCGAGCGTGGGCAGCGAAACCTCTTCGCATAAGACACCTAAGCTCATAAGAACCTCCACAGCTGCCAGGACACATCTCTTCACACTAGGATGAACACCATCGCCTAGGAGTTGCTTTAGGATGCCCACTTTTAAACCGGCAATATCGACCGATAGAGCACCAAGGTATCCTCCCTTGCTCTCTACAGAGGTGGAGTCTCTAAAGTCGCGGCCGGCGATCACTTCGAGTAAAAGCGCACAGTCAGCTACAGTCCTACCGAGGGGGCCGATCTGCTCAAGGCTGTTAGCATAAGCGATAAGACCGTAACGGCTGACTAGTCCGTAGGTGGGCTTGAGCCCGACGGTACCGCAGAAGCTTGCAGGGCATCTTATGGAGCCGCCGGTGTCGCTTCCCAACGCAAGAGCTGCCTCTCCGCTGGCTACGGCGGCGGCGCTCCCTCCGGAAGATCCCCCTGGAACGCGGGTAGTATCCCATGGGTTGCATGTTGGGCCGAAGTAGCTGGTCTCCGTGGAGGTGCCCATGGCGAACTCGTCCATATTCGTCTTTCCGATTATGATTCCATCCTCAGCTGTTATCTTTTCTACGACGGTGGCATCGTAAGGGGGGATGAAACTCTCAAGCATCTTGGAGGCGCAAGTAGTCTTGATACCTCTCGTGCAGATGTTATCCTTTACCGCTATGGGCAATCCTGCTAGGCGGCCTATTTTCTCACCCTTTTTAATCTTCTCGTCAATTTCACGCGCCCGCTGGAAGGCTGCCTCTTTGGGCAGGGTTATGAAAGCGCGAATTCTCTTCTCTACCTCCTCTATCCTCTCATAAACGGATGCTACAACCTCTTCGGCAGAGACTTCACGTGATAGGATTAGCCGCAGTAGACCGCAGGCATTTAGACTGGAAAGTTTCATGAGATCTCACCTATACGATCCTCGGCGCTTTGAAGTAGCCTCCTTTGCTTTGAGAGGCGTTGCTTAAGGCTGCCTCCACACTCAGAGAAGGCGACACTTCGTCGCTTCTAAATATGTTAAAAATATCCAGCACATGGATAGTTGGAGGGATACCCTCCGTGTCGATCTGGTCTATCTTCTGAAAATACTCAAGTATTTCATTGAGTTGCCTAGCGAAGAGTTCTTTATCCTCTTCAGAGAGTTCAATTCTCGCCAACCAAGCGATATGCTCAACTTGATCTTTGGTTACCAGCTTATCCATAGACTAGGACTCACTTTCTCCACTATACGCCGCTCTCAGACTACACATAGGATATCACGTTAAGGTGTAAGCCTGAACCTGTCTCTGGGGAAGAGGACACATTCACGTATGTTATCTTTCCCGGTTAACACCATAACTAAACGGTTCAAGCCTAGGCCCCAACCCGCGTGAGGTGGCATCCCGGCATCGAACACTTTGAGGTGATACTCGAAGCTTTCAGGATTCAGTTGCTGCTCTCTCATTCTCTGTATTAGGAGATCCTTATCGTGTATGCGAGATCCTCCAGAGGCGACCTCAACCCAACTATACATCAGGTCGAACCCCTCACTAATCTCAGGCCGATCCTCTCTAGGCTTTATGTAGAAAGCCTTAGATTTCGTGGGCCAATCCACTATGAAGTAGAACTCATCCGGATGATTCTCGCCCACAGCCCTAAGAGCTGGCGTTGGTATGTCCTCCCCCCACGGAATTACTATATCTTTCCTTCTTAACTCTTCAAGGATCTCGTCGTATGTATACCTCCTTATAGGAGTGCTGGGAGGCTTAATCTCGTGATTCAGGATCGCTAACTCTTCCTTGCAAGCATCCTTCACCGCCCCCACCACGTGAACTATCATGCGTTCTAGCAAATTGGTAACATCGTCAATAGTAGAGAAGGACATTTCAATGTCAACTGATGTAAACTCACTGATATGCCGTGTAGTATGAGACTCCTCCGCCCTGAAATATGGAGCTATC is drawn from Candidatus Bathyarchaeia archaeon and contains these coding sequences:
- a CDS encoding ArsR family transcriptional regulator, which gives rise to MAKSWRSTPLPVLVIETLKRLGSSSDEELLRNLKKDVGDISSSALNQILLKLEIRGVIRASNLTKGRKKIELVS
- a CDS encoding zinc finger domain-containing protein, giving the protein MSEQVKVKMPVCIWCEKMVVPTEFFVKFPCPNCGEVTITRCQRCRALSRPYRCPKCGFTGP
- a CDS encoding elongation factor 1-beta is translated as MGLIVSSFKVFPSGPEIDLNLLREGIKRAMPEGVTVQRFGEEPIAFGLVALHVDIVMPEDSAGMMEKIEEILRSIDGVSQIDTLMVRRLSVFR
- the gatA gene encoding Asp-tRNA(Asn)/Glu-tRNA(Gln) amidotransferase subunit GatA, with the protein product MKLSSLNACGLLRLILSREVSAEEVVASVYERIEEVEKRIRAFITLPKEAAFQRAREIDEKIKKGEKIGRLAGLPIAVKDNICTRGIKTTCASKMLESFIPPYDATVVEKITAEDGIIIGKTNMDEFAMGTSTETSYFGPTCNPWDTTRVPGGSSGGSAAAVASGEAALALGSDTGGSIRCPASFCGTVGLKPTYGLVSRYGLIAYANSLEQIGPLGRTVADCALLLEVIAGRDFRDSTSVESKGGYLGALSVDIAGLKVGILKQLLGDGVHPSVKRCVLAAVEVLMSLGVLCEEVSLPTLDYSLPAYYLLAMSEASSNLARYDGLRYGFRIDEERDWNAVYSRSRKLGFGEEVRRRIILGTYALSAGYFDRYFLKSLKVATLVRRDFDRAFKQFDLLIGPTMPIPPFRLGEKIRDPLSLYMCDINTVSVNLAGLPAISLPCGFTEGLPVGAQLIAPPYREDLAFKVAYAFEKNTSYHELMPPL
- the aspS gene encoding aspartate--tRNA(Asn) ligase, with the protein product MKLDKLGNWRRTHFSRELTPEMDGQTVILFGWVRDIRDLGGIKFIILGDREGTTQLTIKSTDAKLAEKVGSIKKEYVIGVKGVVRRNARSPRGFEIMPDEIRILNIAQHPLPLDPTGRIPADIDVRLDARILDLRRPSSHAIFKVFHHTTQAIREFLLKEGFLEVHTPKIIATATEGGAALFPIIYFEREAFLAQSPQLYKEQLTAALEKVFEIAPYFRAEESHTTRHISEFTSVDIEMSFSTIDDVTNLLERMIVHVVGAVKDACKEELAILNHEIKPPSTPIRRYTYDEILEELRRKDIVIPWGEDIPTPALRAVGENHPDEFYFIVDWPTKSKAFYIKPREDRPEISEGFDLMYSWVEVASGGSRIHDKDLLIQRMREQQLNPESFEYHLKVFDAGMPPHAGWGLGLNRLVMVLTGKDNIRECVLFPRDRFRLTP
- the pth2 gene encoding peptidyl-tRNA hydrolase Pth2, giving the protein MYTNTEFEFTQNIIVRTDLKMSKGKICGQIAHAAVAAAEEARKRRPEWWHRWIEEGQRKIILKVNSLEELMILKRRAEFLQIPSALIEDRGLTELPPGTVTCLGVGPAPVPLVDQITHKLPLF
- the gatC gene encoding Asp-tRNA(Asn)/Glu-tRNA(Gln) amidotransferase subunit GatC, with amino-acid sequence MDKLVTKDQVEHIAWLARIELSEEDKELFARQLNEILEYFQKIDQIDTEGIPPTIHVLDIFNIFRSDEVSPSLSVEAALSNASQSKGGYFKAPRIV
- a CDS encoding CDC48 family AAA ATPase, with protein sequence MATEIQLRVSEAKQRDVGRGKARISQKAMDQLNVVAGDVLEIRSKKVTAAIAWPAYPEDQGLDIIRIDGLIRRNSGASLNEYVTVSKANAQTAQSVTLAPVDVRIEFDPDFANFVKSRLLEMPLVEGDVVLLSVFGNAMPFSVVRARPSGIVKVTPSTNLQVLSEPSPEKKGIPRVTYEDIGGLHTEVQRIREMVELPLRHPELFQRLGIDPPKGVLLHGPPGCGKTLLAKAVANESHAYFININGPEIMSKFYGESEARLREIFQKAQENVPSIIFIDELDSIAPKREEVVGEVEKRVVAQLLSLLDGLQSRGDIIVIGATNVPNALDPALRRPGRFDREIEIGVPDKDGRYEILLIHTRGMPLSEDVDLKRLSEITHGYTGADIAALCREAAMKALRRYLPDIDLEEKIPSSTLQSMEIKMEDFMSAYREVTPTAMREVYIEVPNVHWDDIGGLEKVKSALIEAVEWPIKYPSAFSRIGIKPPKGILLYGPPGCGKTLLAKAVATESESNFISIKGPEVFSKWVGESEKAIREVFRKARMAAPALIFFDEFDAIVPRRGMGYADQGVSERVISQLLTEMDGIISLENIVVLAATNRPDILDPAVLRPGRFDRLVYVPPPDDKSRLQILKIYVKNMPLAKDVNLEELASMIKGYSGADIQALCREAGLTALRRNINAKEVTRDDFMEALSKVGPSLTPDVEKFYELFAQSFKRAEKALMPSPIA
- the gatB gene encoding Asp-tRNA(Asn)/Glu-tRNA(Gln) amidotransferase subunit GatB; this translates as MDEVKIGLEVHCQLTALKSKLFCGCSADYRGAPPNSHVCPVCLGLPGSLPVLNSKAIDLAVMVAIALNCKIAETTLFFRKNYYYPDLPKNFQISQYDRAGGVPIASEGYVTFRVDREKKTVRVRRVHLEEDPGKLHYPGTIETAPYVLVDYNRSGVALLEIVTEPELTSPRDARVFLQKLRSILEHLGVSDGSLEGAMRCDANISFGGGGRVEVKNISSFKEVERALGFEIVRQRDLVKRGAYVKMETRHWDDVRRVTISLRTKEEEQDYRYFPEPDLVPVRISAEKIERLSRDMPELPEARRERLMREYGLPEYDADVLTSDRAMANFFERCVAVYGKPKPVANWLMGDVLQCLHTLDVDIDQAKITPEHLAEMLKLMDDGVISIKIAKKLLWDMMKTGVTPARIVEDKGLIRITDWPTLENLAEKVFIEYPQAVKDAMIDDKAVHYLVGQLMALTKGRADPEVANQVIRKKLESLKAGCPSE